CCGTGCCCCTGCCGCCCGCCGCCTTCCTGCAGGCGTCGCCTGCCGCCGAGGCGGCCATGGTCGAGCGCGCGGTGGCGGCGGTGAGAGGGGCCAAGAAGGTCGCCGACCTGTTCTGCGGCGCAGGCACCTTCACCTTCCCCCTGGCCGAGGTCGCCAGCGTCATGGCCGCCGATTCCGCCGCCGCCTCCATCGCCGCGCTGAAGGCTGGCGTGAGCACGGCCCACGGCCTGAAACCCATCGAGGCCCAGGCGCGCGACCTGTTCCGCCGGCCGCTGTCCCCGCATGACCTGAAGGGCTGCGAGGCCATCGTCCTGGACCCGCCGCGCGCCGGCGCGCTTGAGCAGACGCAGCAACTTCCGGGGACCAAGGCCTCGGTCATCGTCGGCGTGTCGTGCAATCCCCAGACCTTCGCTCGCGACGCGCGGGTGTTGGTCGACGCCGGTTTCCGGCTGGAGAAGGTCACGCCGATCGACCAGTTCATCTGGTCGACGCACATCGAACTGGTCGGCGTGTTCCGCCGCTGATCAGGACGCAAGATCGAACAGGTCCAGTTGCGGCCGAGCGTCGGCCGGGACGCGGAACTGGCTTTCATCCAGCGCGTGGCGAGGGCCATCCAGGCCGTAGCGTTTGACCGCCGCCTTGAAACGGGTGGCGATCAGTTCGGCGACGGGGCCGGTTCCTTTCATCCTCTGGGCCCAGTCGGGGTCGTAGTCCTTGCCCCCGCGCGCCTGGCGGACCAGGGACATGACCCGCGCCGCGCGGTCGGGCCGGGCGTCGGCCAGCCACTCGCGGAACAGGTCCTTGATCTCCAGCGGCAGGCGCAGGGTCACATACATGGCCGAGGTCGCGCCGGCCTGCTGCGCCGCCTCCAGCACGGCCTCAAGCTCATGGTCGTTCAGCCCGGGGATGACGGGAGCGAAACCGACGCCGACCGGGCATCCCGCCTCGGCCAGACGGCTGATCGCCTCCAGCCGCTTGGCGGGGGTGGAGGCGCGCGGCTCCATCGCCCGCGCCAGCTTGCGGTCCAGGGTGGTGATGGAGACGAAGGCCGAGGCCAGGCCCCGCCGCCCCATGTCGCCCAGGATGTCGGTGTCGCGGGCGATCAGCACCGACTTGGTGATGATGCTGAACGGCTGTCTGAATCGTTGCATGACCTCCAGGATCGAACGGGTCGATTTCGTCTCGCGCTCTACCGGCTGATAGGGGTCGGTGTTGCCCCCCACGTGGATGCGCCGACAGACGTATCGGGGCTTTGAGAGCTCCTGTTCCAGCAGACGCGCGGCGTCGGGCTTGAAGAAGATCCGGCTCTCGAAATCCAGGCCCGGGGATAGGCCCATCCAGGCATGGGACGGACGGGCGTAGCAGTAGATGCAGCCATGTTCGCAGCCCTTGTAGGGGTTGATGGAGCGATCGAAGCCGACGTCTGGACTGGTGTTACGGGCGATGATGGTGCAGGCGCGTTCCGGGGACAGGGTGGTGCGAAGCGGGGCGGCCGCCTCGTCCTGATCCGTCCAGCCGTCGTCGTAGGCCTCGCGCCGGTCGGCTTCATACCGACCCGAGGCGTTCGAACGTGCGCCGCGTCCACTCATCGCCTTACTCATGGGGGCATGATGCGGCTATGAGCGGAACAAATCAAGAACAAAATGGGCGCGCCGGGAACAGGGGCGATGGGGGACTCGGCGTTCCTTAGCGTCTGGCGGCGTTGGGTCTGCGGTCGCGCCGGTCGCCGCCCGGGCGGGGGCCTTCGCGGCGCCAGCGGACGGACAGGCTGGCGTCGCCTTCACCGCCGAACTTGGAGCTGATCGCCAGGTTGCGGCGCACCTGCCATTCGACGTTGACCGCCGCCCCGCCTTCGCCGCCGCCGATGACTTCCAGATAGACCTTGTCGGTGATGTAGCGGCCGCCCGCGACCGTCAGGCTCGAGGCCTCGCCGCTGAAGGACAGCCGGTCCAGCCCAGCCAGTTCGCGGAGGTTGCCGATGACGTCGAAACCGCCGCCGCCCGCCAGCGAGGCCACGGCCGAGGCCAGCTGGGCCGCCTCGAACGGCGATAGCTGCGCCGCCGAGCGGCCGAACAGCACCTGCGACAGGATTTCGTCCTGGGGCAGGGCAGGGGTGGAGGTCAGGGCGATCTTGGGCTCGGCCGCCGTGCCGGTGACCTTGATCACCGCCGTCAGGGCCGGGTCCTCGCGCACGGCCTCGAGGTTCAGGCGAATGCGCGCCGGATCGGTGGAGAGCGTGACGGAGCCTCGGTCGTCGAAGACGAACCGCTTGCCGGCGAACTCATAGTCGCCGCGCACCACATTGGCTGTGCCCGTCAGCTGCGGCCGGGTGATGGTGCCGCGCACGCGAGCGTTGGCGGACAGCTCGACGTTCAGCCCCCGGCCGCGCACGTGAATCTCGCGCCCGGTCAGGTTCAGGTTGAGGCCGATCTGGGGGCCGCGCCCTCTCTGTTCGGTCTCGACCAGGTCGCCGCCGGGGCGGTTGATCTCGACCACGTCCATCTTCACCACCCCGTTCGAGCCGGGCAGGTTGGGCGAGATTTGGCCGTCGTCGATATCGAGATCGCCGCTCAGCTGGATGTTGCCGTCGGCGCCGCGGACGGCGGTCAGCTGGCCGTTGGCGCGGGCCTCGGCGATGTCGTTGTCGATGATGCGGAAGCGGGTCAGCTCCAGCCGCAGGGTCGAGCCCGAGCCTTGGCGCAGGCCGATGTCGCCGCCGCCGGAGACCACGCCCTTGACGCCGTCGGTGGCCTCGAACCGTTCGATCACGGCGCGGCTGTCGTCGAAGCGGCTGGCCAGGGTCACGTTCTCAAGCCGCAGGCCCGTGACGCTGTCGCGGAAGGCGCCCTGGCTGAGGTCGAGGCGGCCGTTCAGGCGCGGCGCGTTCAGCGTTCCCGCCAGGGTCGCGCGGCCGTTCACCTGGCCCGACAGCGACTGGGCGCCGCCCAGGAACAGGTCCCAGATGGGCTGGATCTGCCCCTGGATGGCGACCTGGCCGGACATGTCGCGGGTGCGGGCGATCGCCAGGCGCAGCGGGGCGGCCGAGGCCTCGACCGGCAGGGACACGTCGGCCGTCGCCTGAACCGCCGTGCCGTCCTGGGCCTGAGCCCGCAGCCGCAGGACGTTGTCGTTCAGTTCGACGCTCAGCGCCCCGTCGACGGCCAGGCCGCGCGGCGCGTCTATGCTGCGCAGCTGGCGCAGGTCGACATTGGCCGAGCCGCGCAGGGTCTCGCCCTGACCCTGAAGGGACACCCGGCCGGTGACCTGGCCGCGCAGGTCTGGGGCCAGGGAGCCGATCTCGACATTGGCCAGGTCGGCCTGGACAACGCTGCCCTGCTTGTCCTGCTTCAGCTCGCCGGTCAGCACCCCGCCGCCGACGCCCAGGTCCAGGCGGGCGACGCGGCCGTCGCCGCTGATGGCGAACACGGCCGGACCGCGGGTGGTGAAGGCGACGTCGCGCACACGCCCGCCGCCGCGCAGGGTCACGCTCTGGGCGCCGCCCTGGCGCGAGTATTCCCCCGTGCCGTTGAACTGGATCGGATTGGCGCCGCCGACGTCGGCGGCGAGGGTGAAGGGCAGGCGCTCCAGCGTGCCCTGGCCCTTCAAGGCCAGATTGCGCACGGTCCAGGTCTGGCCGGCCAGGCGGACGTTGCGTCCGGTGACGTCCAGGATGGCGGTCTGATCGCCGCCGCCTTCGGTCAGCCGAACCCGGCCGCTGGCCTCGCCCGAGGCCAGGAAGGCGCCCTGGCGCGCGCTGAAGACCAGATCGGCGCTGGAGGGGAAGTTGTTGGACAAGGCGACGTCTCCGCGCGCCGTCACCCCGCCGGCGTTCACGTCCACGTCCGTCAGCCGCAAGCGCGGCCCGCCCAGGTGGAAGTTGCCCGAGGCGCGCGCCGGTCCGTAGTTGGAGCCGGAGTTCAGCACGATCCGTCCGTCCGAGGCGTCGTCCCCCTTGCGGAAGCTGAGGATCAGGTCGGCGTTGGTCAGGGTCAGCCCTCCCGCCGCCAGCTTGTCGAAAGCGGCGCGCAGGTCCGCGCGCGGCTGGGCCCAGGTGCCGGTCAGGGCCCCGTCGCCGGTCATCGCGCCGTCGATGGCCACGGGACCGACCCCGAACGGGCCGTGGGCGTTCCAGTCCAGCGCCAGGCGCAGCTTGGAGCCTTCGATCAGGCCCTGGGCGCCCATGCGACCCGCGGCGCCGGTCAGTTCGGCGCTATCGACCGACACCACGCCCTTGTTGAGCGATCCCGTCATTTGCAGGCGCGGCGTCTGGCCGAGCAGGCGGTCCAGTTCTTCCATGCCGACGGCCATGCCCGCGCCCCGCCCGTCGAAGCTGAAGGTCCAAGGGGCGCCGGCCCTGGCCGAGGCGGCGCGGATCGGTCCGCTGAAGGCGCCGCGCGCGGCCGGTCGGATGCGCGACAGATCGGTCAGGACGGCCTGGCCGTTGAAGTTCAATCCGCCGTTCAGGCTGCGCCCGCCGGATCCGGTCAGGGTCAGGCCCTGGCCGCGCAGGTCGGCCTTCTTCACGAGATAGGCGCCGTCGACTATCCGGGCGCCTTCCAGTTGAAGGCGCGGCGTCGCCCCCAGCAGGGCGCCGATGATGCCGGCCGAAGAGCCGCCGACGGCGCGGGCGTCCGTCGTCACGTCGTATCGGCCCTTGTTGGCGGCGATGTTAACCGGGCCGGAAATGCGCGCTGCCCGATAGGAGGCGAGGTCGGCGTTCAGCAGACTGGCCGAGCCTTGCAGGGTCCAGACCTCCGCGTTGCCCTTGAACACGCCAGTATAGGCGGCCGGCCCCGCGATGGGCCGGCCGATCAGGCGGCTGAGCGACGGGGTGTTGATCTCTAGGCTGATGCCTTCGGGCGCGGTGCGGTCGCTTGTGCGGATCAGGCCGCGCGCGCTGGACTCAATGTTGTCGGCGATCAAGCGCCAAGCCACGCCCTGCACGCCGTCTTGCGCGGGGTCCGGCGTGGTGGCGAAGCCGAAGCGGGCGGTGCGGCCGATGCGCTCGACGAAGGGCTGTAGCAGGTCCGAGCCCGAGAAGTCGGCATAACCCGAAATCCGGGAGCCGTCGTCGCCATAGCGGCCTTTCACCAGCAGGGGGGTGAAACGACCGGTGCGCACCGCCACGTCCACGACCTCGCCGTTGACCACGGCCACGGCCGAGAAGGGCTGGTCCGGCGAATAGCCGAGGGCGCCGGCGATGGGGCCCCCTTGCGCCTCGGTGGCGCGCAGGTTGACGCGCAGGTCCTCGGGCTTGTCGCCGAAGGCGGCGGCCAGGCGCAGATAGTCGCCCTTGCGGCTCAGGCTGTAGGCGTCGACGTTGGCCTTCTTGACGCCCTTGCGCGGAATGGCGGCGTCGCCGCTCAGGGCCCAGCGGCCGTATTCCTTGGAGAAGTCCTCCAGCAGTTCGACGTTGGCGCTGAAGCGGTCGATGTCGACCGACAGGGCCTGCGGGGCGCTGGGCTCGAGCTTCGGCTCCAGTTCCGGGCGGCGGATCAGGCGGATCTGGCCGGCCGTGATCTCGGTGGCGTGAAAGCGCCGCGCCAGCAGCGGCCAATAGGACCAGTCGACCCGAACGTCCGTGGCCTCCAGCCACACCCCTTGGCGTCGGTTATGGTGACGCGCTTGAGCCGGAAGTCATCGAAAAGGTCGCCTTGCAGGCCCTCGACGTTGATGCGGCCGTAGCGGCTGATCTTCTTGCCGGCCACGAAGCTGGTGATCAGTTCTCGACCGGGATCGGACACTAGATACATCCGCCCGCCGACGGTCAGGATCACCGTGAGCGCCAGCAGACCCGCGACGACCATCCCTGCGATGAAGGCGGCCAGTTCCAGGCGCGTGCGCTTGCGCTTCGCCTTTTCCGCGGGGGTGTCGGCGGCGGCCTCGTCCGGTTGGTGGGGCGGGGGAGTGTCGGTCAAAACGCCTGGCCGATGCTGACGTAGAGCTGGAACCCGGAATCGCCTTCGCGCTTGTTCAGCGGAAAGGCCACGTCGGCGCGCACGGGACCGAACGGCAGCTTGTAGCGGACGCCCATCCCCGCGCCGTAGCGCATGTTATTCAGGTTGGGCGTTTCCTGGAAGCCGACGGCGCCGGCGTCGACGAAGGCCACGGCCTGGAACTTCTCGCCGATGTCGCGACGCACCTCCACCGAGGTCTCGAACATGGACAGGCCGCCGCGCGGCTTGTTGTTCGGCAGGCGGGGGTTGATGCCCTGAAAGGAATAGCCGCGAACCGACCCGCCGCCGCCGGAATAGAAGAGGCGGTCCGAAGGCACCGTCAGTTCCTGGCCGCCGATAATGGAGCCGACGCGGAGACGTCCAGCCAGCACCGTCCTGGCGCCGTCCTGAAGCGGCAGGTAGGCCGTGGCCTGGCTTTCGGTGCGCAGGAACAGCACCGTGTCCTCGCCGGCCACTGCCGTGGGCTGGGCCGAGACTGACAGGCGATAGCCCGTCGTCGGGTTCAGGGGATCGTTCGAACGATCCATGTAGGCCCCGCCGCGCACGGTCACGATGGCCAGGTCGCGGTCGAAGGTGAGCGGCTCCTGGGTGACCGGATCGAACCGGTTTTCGGTGTACTGGCCCGCATCGACGCCCAGGCCGTAGCTGAACCAAGAGGTCTTTCCGAGGCGCTGCGACAGGTCGGCGGCGACTGTGATGGCGCTGCGATCGTAGGCGTCGGTCTGTTCGTTGACGATGAAGGACGACAGCTTCAGCGTCCGCCCCGGCCGCCGCCAGTGGGGCAGGGACCATTCCCCGCCGATGCGGCTGTCGATGCTGGCCAGGCGGGCGCCGTATCTCAGGGTGTCGGCGCGGCCGAAGCGGTTGTAGCGGGTGCGGAACACGTCGACGCCGGCGCCCTCGGCCGTCGAATAGGTGGCGCCGGCCTCCAGCAGGCTGCTCGGTCGGTCGGCCAGGGTGACCACCACCGGACGCAGCCCATCGGGCCGCACGTCGTCCAGCGGGGACAGGGCTACGCCGACCCCGTCATAAACGCCGGTGTCCAGCAGGCGGCGCTCCAGTTCCGCCACATCCTCGGGGTCATAGCGATCGCCTGCGGTCCAGGGCGCCAGACGTTCCACCCAGTCGGCGCTGGTGGGGCCGCGCGTGCGCAACTGGATGCCATCCAGGCGCACCAGGGCGCCGGATGCGATGTTGAAGGTCGGCTGAACGGCGAAGGCGGCGTGATCCACCACTACGCGTCGCGGCTCGGCCTTGGCGTCGGCGTAGCCGCGCCGGGTCAGCCCCGCCACCAGACGCCCTTCGGCCGCCAGGATGTCCGCCGCACGGCCAGGTTCCCCCGGGGGCAGCTTCATTTCTGCGACGACCGCCTGGCCGGTCTCGACGTCCGGCGCGGGGGCGACCCAGTCGACCACGGTGTCGCCCAGCAGGAAGCGACGGCCCGGCGACACCTGCACCACGGCGACGGGGTGCTCCTCGCCCTCGACCTCATCCTGGAGCGAGGCCTGGTAATAGCCTTCCGAACGCAGCAGGGCCTCGGCCGAGCTTAGGGCCGCTCGGGCGCGGCGGCGGGCCTCGAATCGATTGGCGGGCGCGCCGTCGACTTCACCGATCGCACGCTCCAGCTGCCGTTTCAGTTCAGCATCCAGTTCGCCGCGAATCTGGGCTCGGGGCTCCGCCAGGGCGTGGCTGCTTATGCCGCACAGCGCCATCCCGGCGAGAAGGAGAGGAAGCCTCGACGTCAATTCTGAACCCTGGCTGCGTACGGGCGACTCGGAGACAGCGGCTCCGAGCAGTGGAATCAGTAAAACAGCGTATCGCTTTCCGGCTGCACCGTCTGTTCGGAGGTGCGCTGGTCCGTCGGCAGGGCTTCGACCGGCGTCGCGGGTTCGACGGCTTCGGGGGCTTCGTCCGTGACGGGGGGCGCGGATTCCTCGGCGACGGGGGCGGCTTCTTCCACCATGGGCGGTTCCGCAGGCTGCGGCCGGGGCTGCGGCTCTTCACAAGCGGCCAGGGCGGCGGTCGTGGCCAGGCTCGCGCCCAGCAGCAGTCGGTTCAGGATCGAGCGGTTCAACGGAAATCCCCCTTTTGGGTTGCAACGTGGATCAGGCGCGCGAGTTCCCGCCGTTTCAACCCCCGAATGGACTGGCCATCCTGAACCTCGGGTGAACCTCGTCCTCGTTAAACAGCGCAGTCGCAGCATTTCCGGTTCGATCCGAAATTCTATCAACATTTTCTGCAATTGACGGCTTGTCGGTTCGATCGGACGCTCGTATGTTCCGCCCCGCTTCGCCAGTGCGATGTGCGCCCCTAGCTCAGTTGGTTAGAGCATCTGACTTTTAATCAGAGGGTCCCCGGTTCGAGCCCGGGGGGGCGTACCATTTTCCCCTTATTTTGCAGCTATTTGTGCGACCCTGGTCTCGGGCGTTCTCCGCTGCACGTCTCCTTGGGGTCCATATGGGGTCCACATAGTTTCGCATTTCATCGCGTTGCAACAGGTTTCATTTGTTCCTGCACTATCTGTAGGCGGCGTCGCCGCGGGCCCCTGAGATCGACATGGCGTCTACTGGGCGCGCCAGTGTTCTCAGGCGAGGTCCCATCGACGCGTCGCGCACCTCGGGCACGATTGCTCAGACGCCAGTGGAGCCAGGGGCGCCTTTCCTACCAAACCAGGGAGCGGAAAGACTCAAAAGAAAGGCCCCGCCGGCAGCGCCGGCGGGGCCTTGAGATCATGGCGCGAGGTGCTTTCGGTCCAATGCAAACTTGTCTCCATGACAGCCGCGTCCGAAAAGCGAGCGTCGGGCTCCGGCCAATACGACAAAACCCCCGCAACGCCTCGCTGCGGGGGTTACTGCCCGGGAGCCTCACGCCTGGCGAAGGGATCAGGCCAGCGGCAGGGCCGGCTTGATGATGGCCTCGCAGGGGCCAAAGCCGATGGAGACGTAGCCGTCAGCCGTGGCGCGGGCCGACAGGGCGATCTGGTCGCCGTCCTCGGCGAAGGTGCGGACGCCGCCGGGGATTTCAACCGGCTCTGCGCCTCCGCGGGTGATTTCCATCAGCGAGCCGAAGCCTGAGCGTTCCGGGGCCGAGATGGTGCCCGAGCCGAGCAGGTCGCCGGGGTTGAGATTACATCCGTTCGAGGCGTGGTGAGTCACGATCTGGGCGACGGTCCAATACATATTGGTCGCCGGGCCTTCGCTCAATTGCATGGCCGCGACGCCGTCCTTGCGCATGGCTTCGCTGGTGATGGAGACCTTGAGGTCCACCGACAGAGCGCCGCCGGCCTGGTCCGCTTCGTCCCAGATGTATGGCAGCGGCTGGGGGTCGCCTTGCGGGCGCGCCTTCTGGGCCACGAAGAAGGGCGCCATGGCTTCGATGGTGATGACCCACGGCGAGATCGTCGACATGAAGTTCTTGGCCAGGAACGGGCCAAGCGGCTGGTATTCCCAGGCCTGGAAGTCGCGCGCGGACCAGTCGTTCAGCAGGCAGAAGCCGGCGACGTGGTTCAGGGCGTCCTCGATCCTGATCGGCTGGCCCAGTTCGTTGCCCGCACCGATCCAGACGCCGATTTCCAACTCGTAATCCAGACGCTTGGTCGGTCCGAACGACGGCGCCTCGGCGGTCGGGGCCTTGGTCTGGCCATTGGGGCGAACCACCGGCGTCCCTGAGACGCGGATCGACGAGGCCCGGCCGTGGTAGCCGATCGGCACGTGCTTGTAGTTGGGCAGCAAGGGGTTTTCTGGCCGGAACAGGGCGCCCACGTTCATCGCGTGGTGGATGCCGACGTAGAAGTCCGTGTAGTCGCCGATCTGAGCGGGAAGATGCATGGTGCAGTCTGCGGCGGGGTGCAGCAGGGGCTGGACCTTTGCGGCGTTCGCATCCTCGGTCAGCAGCGCCGACAGGGCGTGTCGCAGAGCCCGACGCTGGCTGGCGGGCAGGCCCATATAGGTGTTCAACGTCCTGGCCTCGAGCGCCTCGGCCGACTGGCCCGGCAGCAGGCCTGCGCCAAAGGCGGCGCGGACATCGAGGATGAAGTCCCCGATGGCGACGCCGATGCGCGCATCGCCACCCCGCGGCGAGAAGACGCCCAGCGGCAGGTTCTGCACGGGGAAATCGGCGTGGCCGTTGGCGCCCTCGACCCAGGTCTTCAGATCCGGGGCGTGGGTATGGTCGACTACTGGACGGCTCACGAGTGGGGATTTCCTTTTTCGAAATTGGACCAGACGTCGTCGTAGTCCAGCTGCATGGCGGGGCTTTCCATGGCGAAGTCGGTCGTGCGGATCACGGCGCGGCTTTCGAACATGAAGGCCATGGTGTTTTCTTGCTTGTGCGGCTTGAGGTCCGCGTTGACGGCGGCGTCGTAGCTGGCCTGATCGGGGCCATGGCCGCTCATCTGGTTGTGCAGCGAGGCGCCGCCGGGCGAGAAGCCGTCGGCCTTGGCGTCATAGGCGCCGGTGATCAGCCCCATGAACTCGCTCATGACGTTGCGGTGGAACCACGGCGGGCGGAAGGTGTGCTCGGCCACCATCCAGCGCGGCGGGAAGATCACGAAGTCGCAGTTGGCCGTGCCCGGGGTGTCGGTCGGGCTGGTCAGGACCGTGAAGATCGACGGATCGGGGTGGTCGAAGCTGACGGTGTTGATGGTGTTGAAGCGACGCAGGTCGTAGCGGTAGGGGGCAAGGTTGCCGTGCCAGGCCACCACGTCGAACGGCGAGTGGTCCAGGGTCGTGGTCCACAGGCCGCCCTGGAACTTCTGCACCAGCTCGACCGGCTGATCGATGTCCTCATAGGCCGCGACCGGCGTTTCGAAGTCGCGCGGGTTGGCCAGGCCATTGGCGCCGATCGGACCCAGATCCGGCAGGCGGAACAGGGCGCCGTAGTTCTCGCAGATATAGCCCCGCGCGCTGGCGCCCTTCAGTTCGACCCGCATGCGCACGCCGCGCGGAATGACCGCGATCTGCTGCGGCTCCAGGTCGATCACGCCGAACTCGGTGACGATGGTCAGTCCGCCCTGTTCAGGCACGATCAGCAGTTCGCCATCGGCGTTGAAAAACACCCGCTCCATCGAGCGATTGCATGCGTAGACGTGGATGCCGATGCCGCCGCCGGTCCCGACGTCGCCGTTGCCGCCATAGGTGACGATGCCGTCGATGAAGTCGGTCGGCTCGCTCGGGATCGGCAGGGGATTCCAGCGCATGCGGTTGGGCGAGGGCGGCCGCTGGAACGGGGCCGTCTCCAGCCGGGTCTTGACCTCATAAGGCTTGAATGCCCCGTGGTTGGCCGAGGGCCGAAGGCGATAGAGCCAGCTGCGGAAGTTGTGCAGGCGGGGCGCGGTGAAGGCCGTGCCCGACAGTTGCTCGGCATAGAGGCCGAACGGGGTCTGCTGCGGCGAGTTCTGGCCAACGGGCAGGGCGCCTTCAATCGCCTCGCTGGCGAAATGGCTGCCGAAACCGGTCATATAGGCTCGCTGGTTTGAGCCGGAGACACCCCCAGACGGCGGGTTGTTCGAAGCCTGAACGATCATGTGCATCCGTCCCTATTTAGTTTCATTTGAAACCAGTTTGACGCGACGCCCCGAGGGTGTCAACTGTCGGTCATGAGCCCGAAGCCCGCTTTCCGCCTCGACGACTTCATCCCCTATCTGCTGTCCGTGGCGGCCAATGCGGTCAGCGACGCGGTGGCCGCCACCTATCGGACCTCGCATGATCTGGGCACGCCGGAATGGCGGCTGATCGCCGTCCTGGCCGAGGATGGCGCGCTCACGCCGCAAGCCATCGGGCGTCGCACCCGCATGGATAAGGTGACGGTCAGTCGCGCCGCCGTCGTCTTGCTAGAGCGGGGCTTTGTGCGCCGCTCTCCCAATCCCCTCGATCAACGTTCGCATATGCTGAGCCTGACGGCTGCAGGCCAAGCCGTCTATCAAGAGGTGGCGCCCCAGGCCCTACAGGTCCAGGCGAGAATCCTGGAGGGCTTCACGCCCCAGGAGATCGAAATGCTTTCGCGCCTTCTGACCCGAGCGGAAGCTGCGGCCTCCTCTGGTTCGAGATGACACGGGATCGCTGATCCTCAAGCCGCCCCTCACGTTTATTTGAGAAGCTCGGACAGAGCCCTGGCGCAGGCCATGACGTGCAGACGCGAGGCCTCGACATCAAGGTTGTTCAAAGCCACCACGCCGACGCTGGCCTCGATCCCGCTGAAGGTGTTGCCGGGCATGAGCACGGGGCTCGCCACGCCCACGGCTCCGGGCTGGATCTCGCCGATCGAGACGCTGACTCCTTTGGCGCGGGCCTGAATCACGGCCTCGCTGTCGGTGTCAGACGGCGGACGGCTGGCCAGGATGGCGTGGCCAGCGGCCCCGCGCGTCAGCGGGTGGCGGCTGCCGATCCTGTAGGTGACATGCAGGACGCTGGCGTCGGCATCGACCACGTCGATGGGAATGCAGTCCTGACCATCCGCGATCGAGATGAAGGCCGAGGCATTGGATTTGTTGGACAAGTCCTGGAGCAACGGTCG
The nucleotide sequence above comes from Brevundimonas naejangsanensis. Encoded proteins:
- a CDS encoding MarR family winged helix-turn-helix transcriptional regulator, translated to MSPKPAFRLDDFIPYLLSVAANAVSDAVAATYRTSHDLGTPEWRLIAVLAEDGALTPQAIGRRTRMDKVTVSRAAVVLLERGFVRRSPNPLDQRSHMLSLTAAGQAVYQEVAPQALQVQARILEGFTPQEIEMLSRLLTRAEAAASSGSR
- a CDS encoding IclR family transcriptional regulator, yielding MVQTLDRGLTALHAVSQAAEGLTVAELAVRMGLHRAITYRLVRTLELHGLVMKASGGKFFLGAGVLPLSSRFAPQLRSIARPLLQDLSNKSNASAFISIADGQDCIPIDVVDADASVLHVTYRIGSRHPLTRGAAGHAILASRPPSDTDSEAVIQARAKGVSVSIGEIQPGAVGVASPVLMPGNTFSGIEASVGVVALNNLDVEASRLHVMACARALSELLK